In Maniola jurtina chromosome 2, ilManJurt1.1, whole genome shotgun sequence, the following proteins share a genomic window:
- the LOC123875172 gene encoding double-stranded RNA-binding protein Staufen homolog 2 isoform X2, whose product MMHHPNMHHQPMSGHPPPQHLSGHQGMPAHHQMPPHQMHRENRHVALTRVPMGPSQASGMGGHGQMGGMGSMPVPPHHAPTPRPPHPIRSMHHPPTQHHSVPPQQNRIRRPYSVGGGYGPGAVPGVMPPPYAPPPPLAPPTTQQSHNGLCRPSSPILSVPTKLKPDFVTPSTSASTINSAPSNNIDTKEESGIVLSNNAGVGAGAATDADDKIEKHAAAGEGEARAAAPANSKEKTPMCLVNELARYNKIKHQYRLTSETGPAHKKVFTVTLRLGDTEEYTAEGSSIKRAQHAAASAALGGTRFPPPPPRAPPSHAHHASHHRHAGAVMPTVELNALAMKLCQPAVYTSVPAVPRPRPRVPYRLPAPFVPPYPHAPGPHVHTPRLMEPASLLYRVRVCVGGRSWVGEGATPQGARHDAAARALHDLRPSNGNDSDNDSGSDILNSEVKSPVSLVHELALKRNLNVQFTVKSERGPPHMRVFVTACTVGDMETEGEGNGKKVSKRRAAERMLEEMRRRWPPALLRARPPADRRRHAPTKKKPRNLIKEGGAGAGSGSEGGGSSAGGAGVNAASASGGADNPISRLAVARHAARARSPQYRVLEERGAARRREFLVQCEAPPHCATGLGPNKKTAKRRAAHNVLLAMEMSTNSNDQPTLSANSGDATNVSGDSNKANNIDVKRKENEVNSGGANSDVRQPVPGVLMMDYHQRSGQPSQPNGVSETSATGGVTPAVSSGVSGTGAGSNSPGAKDQLMYLSQLLGFTVQFSDFPKRNHGEYLSLVSLSTEPPVMCHGGGASTAHSHEQCARAALRALALMGLDAPTTGMQSMPGPGAKAGVISTGTGE is encoded by the exons GGTGCCGATGGGTCCCTCTCAGGCCAGCGGTATGGGCGGTCACGGTCAGATGGGCGGTATGGGCTCCATGCCCGTCCCGCCGCATCATGCGCCCACACCGCGACCGCCGCACCCTATCAGATCCATGCATCATCCGCCGACGCAACACCACTCTGTGCCGCCG CAACAGAACCGCATCCGGCGGCCGTACTCAGTCGGGGGAGGCTACGGCCCCGGCGCAGTGCCCGGCGTCATGCCGCCGCCCtacgcgccgccgccgcctctGGCGCCGCCCACCACGCAGCAGAGCCACAACG GTCTGTGCAGGCCTTCCTCACCAATACTCTCAGTGCCAACAAAGCTAAAGCCTGACTTTG TGACACCATCAACCTCGGCTAGCACAATAAACTCCGCGCCAAGCAACAATATTGACACGAAAGAAGAGAGCGGGATAGTATTATCGAACAATGCGGGAGTGGGAGCGGGAGCGGCGACAGACGCGGACGACAAAATAGAGAAGCACGCGGCGGCGGGTGAGGGCGAggcgcgcgccgccgcgccggcCAACAGTAAAGAGAAGACCCCCATGTGCCTGGTCAACGAGCTGGCCAGGTACAATAAG ATTAAGCACCAATACCGCCTCACATCAGAAACGGGGCCCGCTCACAAAAAAGTATTCACAGTAACACTCCGACTGGGTGATACTGAGGAATACACAGCTGAG GGGTCATCGATAAAGCGCGCGCAGCACGCGGCGGCGAGCGCAGCCCTAGGCGGCACGCGCttcccgccgccgccgccgcgcgcgccgccctCGCACGCGCACCACGCCTCGCACCACCGCCACGCTG GTGCTGTAATGCCAACAGTGGAACTCAACGCACTGGCGATGAAGCTGTGTCAGCCGGCGGTGTACACGTCCGTACCGGCCGTGCCGCGACCGCGGCCGCGCGTGCCGTACCGGCTGCCCGCGCCCTTCGTGCCGCCCTACCCTCACGCGCCGGGCCCGCACGTTCACACGCCGCGGCTGATGGAGCCCGCGTCCCTGCTGTACAG GGTGCGCGTGTGCGTGGGCGGGCGCTCGTGGGTGGGCGAGGGCGCCACGCCGCAGGGCGCGCGCCACGACGCGGCCGCGCGCGCGCTGCACGACTTGCGCCCCTCCAACGGCAACGACAGCGACAATG ATTCTGGTTCGGATATCCTCAACTCGGAAGTGAAGTCGCCAGTGTCGCTGGTGCACGAACTGGCGCTCAAACGGAATCTCAACGTGCAGTTCACGGTCAAGTCGGAGCGCGGACCGCCACACATGAGG GTGTTCGTAACAGCGTGCACGGTGGGCGATATGGAGACAGAAGGGGAAGGGAACGGCAAGAAAGTGTCAAAGCGGCGCGCGGCCGAGCGCATGCTGGAGGAGATGCGGCGCCGCTGGCCGCCCGCGCTTCTGCGTGCGCGCCCGCCCGCCGACCGACGCCGACACGCGCCCACTAAGAAGAAGCCCAGGAACCTCATCAAG GAGGGCGGTGCGGGCGCGGGCTCGGGCAGTGAAGGCGGGGGCTCGAgtgcgggcggcgcgggcgtcAACGCCGCGAGCGCGAGCGGCGGCGCCGACAACCCCATCTCGCGCCTCGCCGTCGCGCGCCACGCGGCCCGCGCGCGCTCGCCGCAGTACCGCGTGCTGGAGGAGaggggcgcggcgcggcggcgggagTTCTTGGTGCAGTGCGAGGCGCCGCCGCACTGTGCCACGGGGCTGGGACCCAACAAGAAGACCGCCAAACGACGCGCCGCTCACA aTGTCCTGCTGGCAATGGAAATGAGCACAAACTCCAACGACCAGCCCACACTGAGTGCAAACAGCGGTGACGCCACCAACGTCTCTGGGGATTCTAATAAAGCTAATAACATTGACGTAAAACGAAAG GAAAACGAGGTGAATTCGGGAGGCGCCAACAGTGATGTGCGACAGCCGGTTCCCGGCGTTCTGATGATGGACTACCATCAACGCAGTGGACAACCTTCACAACCCAATG GAGTGAGCGAGACAAGCGCCACGGGCGGCGTAACGCCCGCCGTGTCCTCTGGTGTGAGCGGGACGGGCGCGGGCAGCAACTCACCCGGGGCCAAGGACCAGCTCATGTACCTGTCCCAGCTGCTGGGCTTCACTGTGCAGTTCTCCGACTTCCCCAAG CGCAACCACGGCGAGTACCTGTCGCTGGTGTCGCTGTCGACGGAGCCGCCCGTCATGTGCCACGGCGGCGGTGCATCCACCGCGCACTCGCACGAGcagtgcgcgcgcgccgcgctgcGCGCCCTCGCGCTCATGGGCCTCGACGCGCCCACCACCGG AATGCAGAGCATGCCGGGTCCGGGCGCCAAGGCCGGCGTGATCAGCACCGGCACCGGCGAGTGA
- the LOC123875172 gene encoding double-stranded RNA-binding protein Staufen homolog 2 isoform X1, translated as MMHHPNMHHQPMSGHPPPQHLSGHQGMPAHHQMPPHQMHRENRHVALTRVPMGPSQASGMGGHGQMGGMGSMPVPPHHAPTPRPPHPIRSMHHPPTQHHSVPPQQNRIRRPYSVGGGYGPGAVPGVMPPPYAPPPPLAPPTTQQSHNGLCRPSSPILSVPTKLKPDFVTPSTSASTINSAPSNNIDTKEESGIVLSNNAGVGAGAATDADDKIEKHAAAGEGEARAAAPANSKEKTPMCLVNELARYNKIKHQYRLTSETGPAHKKVFTVTLRLGDTEEYTAEGSSIKRAQHAAASAALGGTRFPPPPPRAPPSHAHHASHHRHAGAVMPTVELNALAMKLCQPAVYTSVPAVPRPRPRVPYRLPAPFVPPYPHAPGPHVHTPRLMEPASLLYRVRVCVGGRSWVGEGATPQGARHDAAARALHDLRPSNGNDSDNGDSGSDILNSEVKSPVSLVHELALKRNLNVQFTVKSERGPPHMRVFVTACTVGDMETEGEGNGKKVSKRRAAERMLEEMRRRWPPALLRARPPADRRRHAPTKKKPRNLIKEGGAGAGSGSEGGGSSAGGAGVNAASASGGADNPISRLAVARHAARARSPQYRVLEERGAARRREFLVQCEAPPHCATGLGPNKKTAKRRAAHNVLLAMEMSTNSNDQPTLSANSGDATNVSGDSNKANNIDVKRKENEVNSGGANSDVRQPVPGVLMMDYHQRSGQPSQPNGVSETSATGGVTPAVSSGVSGTGAGSNSPGAKDQLMYLSQLLGFTVQFSDFPKRNHGEYLSLVSLSTEPPVMCHGGGASTAHSHEQCARAALRALALMGLDAPTTGMQSMPGPGAKAGVISTGTGE; from the exons GGTGCCGATGGGTCCCTCTCAGGCCAGCGGTATGGGCGGTCACGGTCAGATGGGCGGTATGGGCTCCATGCCCGTCCCGCCGCATCATGCGCCCACACCGCGACCGCCGCACCCTATCAGATCCATGCATCATCCGCCGACGCAACACCACTCTGTGCCGCCG CAACAGAACCGCATCCGGCGGCCGTACTCAGTCGGGGGAGGCTACGGCCCCGGCGCAGTGCCCGGCGTCATGCCGCCGCCCtacgcgccgccgccgcctctGGCGCCGCCCACCACGCAGCAGAGCCACAACG GTCTGTGCAGGCCTTCCTCACCAATACTCTCAGTGCCAACAAAGCTAAAGCCTGACTTTG TGACACCATCAACCTCGGCTAGCACAATAAACTCCGCGCCAAGCAACAATATTGACACGAAAGAAGAGAGCGGGATAGTATTATCGAACAATGCGGGAGTGGGAGCGGGAGCGGCGACAGACGCGGACGACAAAATAGAGAAGCACGCGGCGGCGGGTGAGGGCGAggcgcgcgccgccgcgccggcCAACAGTAAAGAGAAGACCCCCATGTGCCTGGTCAACGAGCTGGCCAGGTACAATAAG ATTAAGCACCAATACCGCCTCACATCAGAAACGGGGCCCGCTCACAAAAAAGTATTCACAGTAACACTCCGACTGGGTGATACTGAGGAATACACAGCTGAG GGGTCATCGATAAAGCGCGCGCAGCACGCGGCGGCGAGCGCAGCCCTAGGCGGCACGCGCttcccgccgccgccgccgcgcgcgccgccctCGCACGCGCACCACGCCTCGCACCACCGCCACGCTG GTGCTGTAATGCCAACAGTGGAACTCAACGCACTGGCGATGAAGCTGTGTCAGCCGGCGGTGTACACGTCCGTACCGGCCGTGCCGCGACCGCGGCCGCGCGTGCCGTACCGGCTGCCCGCGCCCTTCGTGCCGCCCTACCCTCACGCGCCGGGCCCGCACGTTCACACGCCGCGGCTGATGGAGCCCGCGTCCCTGCTGTACAG GGTGCGCGTGTGCGTGGGCGGGCGCTCGTGGGTGGGCGAGGGCGCCACGCCGCAGGGCGCGCGCCACGACGCGGCCGCGCGCGCGCTGCACGACTTGCGCCCCTCCAACGGCAACGACAGCGACAATG GAGATTCTGGTTCGGATATCCTCAACTCGGAAGTGAAGTCGCCAGTGTCGCTGGTGCACGAACTGGCGCTCAAACGGAATCTCAACGTGCAGTTCACGGTCAAGTCGGAGCGCGGACCGCCACACATGAGG GTGTTCGTAACAGCGTGCACGGTGGGCGATATGGAGACAGAAGGGGAAGGGAACGGCAAGAAAGTGTCAAAGCGGCGCGCGGCCGAGCGCATGCTGGAGGAGATGCGGCGCCGCTGGCCGCCCGCGCTTCTGCGTGCGCGCCCGCCCGCCGACCGACGCCGACACGCGCCCACTAAGAAGAAGCCCAGGAACCTCATCAAG GAGGGCGGTGCGGGCGCGGGCTCGGGCAGTGAAGGCGGGGGCTCGAgtgcgggcggcgcgggcgtcAACGCCGCGAGCGCGAGCGGCGGCGCCGACAACCCCATCTCGCGCCTCGCCGTCGCGCGCCACGCGGCCCGCGCGCGCTCGCCGCAGTACCGCGTGCTGGAGGAGaggggcgcggcgcggcggcgggagTTCTTGGTGCAGTGCGAGGCGCCGCCGCACTGTGCCACGGGGCTGGGACCCAACAAGAAGACCGCCAAACGACGCGCCGCTCACA aTGTCCTGCTGGCAATGGAAATGAGCACAAACTCCAACGACCAGCCCACACTGAGTGCAAACAGCGGTGACGCCACCAACGTCTCTGGGGATTCTAATAAAGCTAATAACATTGACGTAAAACGAAAG GAAAACGAGGTGAATTCGGGAGGCGCCAACAGTGATGTGCGACAGCCGGTTCCCGGCGTTCTGATGATGGACTACCATCAACGCAGTGGACAACCTTCACAACCCAATG GAGTGAGCGAGACAAGCGCCACGGGCGGCGTAACGCCCGCCGTGTCCTCTGGTGTGAGCGGGACGGGCGCGGGCAGCAACTCACCCGGGGCCAAGGACCAGCTCATGTACCTGTCCCAGCTGCTGGGCTTCACTGTGCAGTTCTCCGACTTCCCCAAG CGCAACCACGGCGAGTACCTGTCGCTGGTGTCGCTGTCGACGGAGCCGCCCGTCATGTGCCACGGCGGCGGTGCATCCACCGCGCACTCGCACGAGcagtgcgcgcgcgccgcgctgcGCGCCCTCGCGCTCATGGGCCTCGACGCGCCCACCACCGG AATGCAGAGCATGCCGGGTCCGGGCGCCAAGGCCGGCGTGATCAGCACCGGCACCGGCGAGTGA
- the LOC123875172 gene encoding double-stranded RNA-binding protein Staufen homolog 2 isoform X4 — translation MMHHPNMHHQPMSGHPPPQHLSGHQGMPAHHQMPPHQMHRENRHVALTRVPMGPSQASGMGGHGQMGGMGSMPVPPHHAPTPRPPHPIRSMHHPPTQHHSVPPQQNRIRRPYSVGGGYGPGAVPGVMPPPYAPPPPLAPPTTQQSHNVTPSTSASTINSAPSNNIDTKEESGIVLSNNAGVGAGAATDADDKIEKHAAAGEGEARAAAPANSKEKTPMCLVNELARYNKIKHQYRLTSETGPAHKKVFTVTLRLGDTEEYTAEGSSIKRAQHAAASAALGGTRFPPPPPRAPPSHAHHASHHRHAGAVMPTVELNALAMKLCQPAVYTSVPAVPRPRPRVPYRLPAPFVPPYPHAPGPHVHTPRLMEPASLLYRVRVCVGGRSWVGEGATPQGARHDAAARALHDLRPSNGNDSDNGDSGSDILNSEVKSPVSLVHELALKRNLNVQFTVKSERGPPHMRVFVTACTVGDMETEGEGNGKKVSKRRAAERMLEEMRRRWPPALLRARPPADRRRHAPTKKKPRNLIKEGGAGAGSGSEGGGSSAGGAGVNAASASGGADNPISRLAVARHAARARSPQYRVLEERGAARRREFLVQCEAPPHCATGLGPNKKTAKRRAAHNVLLAMEMSTNSNDQPTLSANSGDATNVSGDSNKANNIDVKRKENEVNSGGANSDVRQPVPGVLMMDYHQRSGQPSQPNGVSETSATGGVTPAVSSGVSGTGAGSNSPGAKDQLMYLSQLLGFTVQFSDFPKRNHGEYLSLVSLSTEPPVMCHGGGASTAHSHEQCARAALRALALMGLDAPTTGMQSMPGPGAKAGVISTGTGE, via the exons GGTGCCGATGGGTCCCTCTCAGGCCAGCGGTATGGGCGGTCACGGTCAGATGGGCGGTATGGGCTCCATGCCCGTCCCGCCGCATCATGCGCCCACACCGCGACCGCCGCACCCTATCAGATCCATGCATCATCCGCCGACGCAACACCACTCTGTGCCGCCG CAACAGAACCGCATCCGGCGGCCGTACTCAGTCGGGGGAGGCTACGGCCCCGGCGCAGTGCCCGGCGTCATGCCGCCGCCCtacgcgccgccgccgcctctGGCGCCGCCCACCACGCAGCAGAGCCACAACG TGACACCATCAACCTCGGCTAGCACAATAAACTCCGCGCCAAGCAACAATATTGACACGAAAGAAGAGAGCGGGATAGTATTATCGAACAATGCGGGAGTGGGAGCGGGAGCGGCGACAGACGCGGACGACAAAATAGAGAAGCACGCGGCGGCGGGTGAGGGCGAggcgcgcgccgccgcgccggcCAACAGTAAAGAGAAGACCCCCATGTGCCTGGTCAACGAGCTGGCCAGGTACAATAAG ATTAAGCACCAATACCGCCTCACATCAGAAACGGGGCCCGCTCACAAAAAAGTATTCACAGTAACACTCCGACTGGGTGATACTGAGGAATACACAGCTGAG GGGTCATCGATAAAGCGCGCGCAGCACGCGGCGGCGAGCGCAGCCCTAGGCGGCACGCGCttcccgccgccgccgccgcgcgcgccgccctCGCACGCGCACCACGCCTCGCACCACCGCCACGCTG GTGCTGTAATGCCAACAGTGGAACTCAACGCACTGGCGATGAAGCTGTGTCAGCCGGCGGTGTACACGTCCGTACCGGCCGTGCCGCGACCGCGGCCGCGCGTGCCGTACCGGCTGCCCGCGCCCTTCGTGCCGCCCTACCCTCACGCGCCGGGCCCGCACGTTCACACGCCGCGGCTGATGGAGCCCGCGTCCCTGCTGTACAG GGTGCGCGTGTGCGTGGGCGGGCGCTCGTGGGTGGGCGAGGGCGCCACGCCGCAGGGCGCGCGCCACGACGCGGCCGCGCGCGCGCTGCACGACTTGCGCCCCTCCAACGGCAACGACAGCGACAATG GAGATTCTGGTTCGGATATCCTCAACTCGGAAGTGAAGTCGCCAGTGTCGCTGGTGCACGAACTGGCGCTCAAACGGAATCTCAACGTGCAGTTCACGGTCAAGTCGGAGCGCGGACCGCCACACATGAGG GTGTTCGTAACAGCGTGCACGGTGGGCGATATGGAGACAGAAGGGGAAGGGAACGGCAAGAAAGTGTCAAAGCGGCGCGCGGCCGAGCGCATGCTGGAGGAGATGCGGCGCCGCTGGCCGCCCGCGCTTCTGCGTGCGCGCCCGCCCGCCGACCGACGCCGACACGCGCCCACTAAGAAGAAGCCCAGGAACCTCATCAAG GAGGGCGGTGCGGGCGCGGGCTCGGGCAGTGAAGGCGGGGGCTCGAgtgcgggcggcgcgggcgtcAACGCCGCGAGCGCGAGCGGCGGCGCCGACAACCCCATCTCGCGCCTCGCCGTCGCGCGCCACGCGGCCCGCGCGCGCTCGCCGCAGTACCGCGTGCTGGAGGAGaggggcgcggcgcggcggcgggagTTCTTGGTGCAGTGCGAGGCGCCGCCGCACTGTGCCACGGGGCTGGGACCCAACAAGAAGACCGCCAAACGACGCGCCGCTCACA aTGTCCTGCTGGCAATGGAAATGAGCACAAACTCCAACGACCAGCCCACACTGAGTGCAAACAGCGGTGACGCCACCAACGTCTCTGGGGATTCTAATAAAGCTAATAACATTGACGTAAAACGAAAG GAAAACGAGGTGAATTCGGGAGGCGCCAACAGTGATGTGCGACAGCCGGTTCCCGGCGTTCTGATGATGGACTACCATCAACGCAGTGGACAACCTTCACAACCCAATG GAGTGAGCGAGACAAGCGCCACGGGCGGCGTAACGCCCGCCGTGTCCTCTGGTGTGAGCGGGACGGGCGCGGGCAGCAACTCACCCGGGGCCAAGGACCAGCTCATGTACCTGTCCCAGCTGCTGGGCTTCACTGTGCAGTTCTCCGACTTCCCCAAG CGCAACCACGGCGAGTACCTGTCGCTGGTGTCGCTGTCGACGGAGCCGCCCGTCATGTGCCACGGCGGCGGTGCATCCACCGCGCACTCGCACGAGcagtgcgcgcgcgccgcgctgcGCGCCCTCGCGCTCATGGGCCTCGACGCGCCCACCACCGG AATGCAGAGCATGCCGGGTCCGGGCGCCAAGGCCGGCGTGATCAGCACCGGCACCGGCGAGTGA
- the LOC123875172 gene encoding double-stranded RNA-binding protein Staufen homolog 2 isoform X3 — protein MMHHPNMHHQPMSGHPPPQHLSGHQGMPAHHQMPPHQMHRENRVPMGPSQASGMGGHGQMGGMGSMPVPPHHAPTPRPPHPIRSMHHPPTQHHSVPPQQNRIRRPYSVGGGYGPGAVPGVMPPPYAPPPPLAPPTTQQSHNGLCRPSSPILSVPTKLKPDFVTPSTSASTINSAPSNNIDTKEESGIVLSNNAGVGAGAATDADDKIEKHAAAGEGEARAAAPANSKEKTPMCLVNELARYNKIKHQYRLTSETGPAHKKVFTVTLRLGDTEEYTAEGSSIKRAQHAAASAALGGTRFPPPPPRAPPSHAHHASHHRHAGAVMPTVELNALAMKLCQPAVYTSVPAVPRPRPRVPYRLPAPFVPPYPHAPGPHVHTPRLMEPASLLYRVRVCVGGRSWVGEGATPQGARHDAAARALHDLRPSNGNDSDNGDSGSDILNSEVKSPVSLVHELALKRNLNVQFTVKSERGPPHMRVFVTACTVGDMETEGEGNGKKVSKRRAAERMLEEMRRRWPPALLRARPPADRRRHAPTKKKPRNLIKEGGAGAGSGSEGGGSSAGGAGVNAASASGGADNPISRLAVARHAARARSPQYRVLEERGAARRREFLVQCEAPPHCATGLGPNKKTAKRRAAHNVLLAMEMSTNSNDQPTLSANSGDATNVSGDSNKANNIDVKRKENEVNSGGANSDVRQPVPGVLMMDYHQRSGQPSQPNGVSETSATGGVTPAVSSGVSGTGAGSNSPGAKDQLMYLSQLLGFTVQFSDFPKRNHGEYLSLVSLSTEPPVMCHGGGASTAHSHEQCARAALRALALMGLDAPTTGMQSMPGPGAKAGVISTGTGE, from the exons GGTGCCGATGGGTCCCTCTCAGGCCAGCGGTATGGGCGGTCACGGTCAGATGGGCGGTATGGGCTCCATGCCCGTCCCGCCGCATCATGCGCCCACACCGCGACCGCCGCACCCTATCAGATCCATGCATCATCCGCCGACGCAACACCACTCTGTGCCGCCG CAACAGAACCGCATCCGGCGGCCGTACTCAGTCGGGGGAGGCTACGGCCCCGGCGCAGTGCCCGGCGTCATGCCGCCGCCCtacgcgccgccgccgcctctGGCGCCGCCCACCACGCAGCAGAGCCACAACG GTCTGTGCAGGCCTTCCTCACCAATACTCTCAGTGCCAACAAAGCTAAAGCCTGACTTTG TGACACCATCAACCTCGGCTAGCACAATAAACTCCGCGCCAAGCAACAATATTGACACGAAAGAAGAGAGCGGGATAGTATTATCGAACAATGCGGGAGTGGGAGCGGGAGCGGCGACAGACGCGGACGACAAAATAGAGAAGCACGCGGCGGCGGGTGAGGGCGAggcgcgcgccgccgcgccggcCAACAGTAAAGAGAAGACCCCCATGTGCCTGGTCAACGAGCTGGCCAGGTACAATAAG ATTAAGCACCAATACCGCCTCACATCAGAAACGGGGCCCGCTCACAAAAAAGTATTCACAGTAACACTCCGACTGGGTGATACTGAGGAATACACAGCTGAG GGGTCATCGATAAAGCGCGCGCAGCACGCGGCGGCGAGCGCAGCCCTAGGCGGCACGCGCttcccgccgccgccgccgcgcgcgccgccctCGCACGCGCACCACGCCTCGCACCACCGCCACGCTG GTGCTGTAATGCCAACAGTGGAACTCAACGCACTGGCGATGAAGCTGTGTCAGCCGGCGGTGTACACGTCCGTACCGGCCGTGCCGCGACCGCGGCCGCGCGTGCCGTACCGGCTGCCCGCGCCCTTCGTGCCGCCCTACCCTCACGCGCCGGGCCCGCACGTTCACACGCCGCGGCTGATGGAGCCCGCGTCCCTGCTGTACAG GGTGCGCGTGTGCGTGGGCGGGCGCTCGTGGGTGGGCGAGGGCGCCACGCCGCAGGGCGCGCGCCACGACGCGGCCGCGCGCGCGCTGCACGACTTGCGCCCCTCCAACGGCAACGACAGCGACAATG GAGATTCTGGTTCGGATATCCTCAACTCGGAAGTGAAGTCGCCAGTGTCGCTGGTGCACGAACTGGCGCTCAAACGGAATCTCAACGTGCAGTTCACGGTCAAGTCGGAGCGCGGACCGCCACACATGAGG GTGTTCGTAACAGCGTGCACGGTGGGCGATATGGAGACAGAAGGGGAAGGGAACGGCAAGAAAGTGTCAAAGCGGCGCGCGGCCGAGCGCATGCTGGAGGAGATGCGGCGCCGCTGGCCGCCCGCGCTTCTGCGTGCGCGCCCGCCCGCCGACCGACGCCGACACGCGCCCACTAAGAAGAAGCCCAGGAACCTCATCAAG GAGGGCGGTGCGGGCGCGGGCTCGGGCAGTGAAGGCGGGGGCTCGAgtgcgggcggcgcgggcgtcAACGCCGCGAGCGCGAGCGGCGGCGCCGACAACCCCATCTCGCGCCTCGCCGTCGCGCGCCACGCGGCCCGCGCGCGCTCGCCGCAGTACCGCGTGCTGGAGGAGaggggcgcggcgcggcggcgggagTTCTTGGTGCAGTGCGAGGCGCCGCCGCACTGTGCCACGGGGCTGGGACCCAACAAGAAGACCGCCAAACGACGCGCCGCTCACA aTGTCCTGCTGGCAATGGAAATGAGCACAAACTCCAACGACCAGCCCACACTGAGTGCAAACAGCGGTGACGCCACCAACGTCTCTGGGGATTCTAATAAAGCTAATAACATTGACGTAAAACGAAAG GAAAACGAGGTGAATTCGGGAGGCGCCAACAGTGATGTGCGACAGCCGGTTCCCGGCGTTCTGATGATGGACTACCATCAACGCAGTGGACAACCTTCACAACCCAATG GAGTGAGCGAGACAAGCGCCACGGGCGGCGTAACGCCCGCCGTGTCCTCTGGTGTGAGCGGGACGGGCGCGGGCAGCAACTCACCCGGGGCCAAGGACCAGCTCATGTACCTGTCCCAGCTGCTGGGCTTCACTGTGCAGTTCTCCGACTTCCCCAAG CGCAACCACGGCGAGTACCTGTCGCTGGTGTCGCTGTCGACGGAGCCGCCCGTCATGTGCCACGGCGGCGGTGCATCCACCGCGCACTCGCACGAGcagtgcgcgcgcgccgcgctgcGCGCCCTCGCGCTCATGGGCCTCGACGCGCCCACCACCGG AATGCAGAGCATGCCGGGTCCGGGCGCCAAGGCCGGCGTGATCAGCACCGGCACCGGCGAGTGA